The sequence CTAAATATTTCTCATACCTACAAATATTCACATAAAAGTATACAAAGCTCAAGACTTGACATGCCAAAAAAGCTCTTACATGATAATAAGTAATTTTTTGATATATGGCTGTGTGATCCTGCATAAGCATATGCTCCCAAGAAAAAAATTTGCTACCAGATGTAGTAGGCAACAAGATTGGTTTCTGGATTCATCATTCATCAAAACTGGATTTAGTtcattctcttcttctccttctccccaTCAATCAAAACAGCAAAGAAAGTCGTGAACATAAGGCATATTCCCAAATTACATTCTCAGTCTATAATCACAAATGCTTAACTAATCATCAAGTTATAAGTAACATTGCAAGACAATAAGTCTTTAACCTTAGCAGAATAGAGGATCGTACTTATAAACCCTTCAGGCTAGAAGGAGTTCATTTCTAGACAGTACGTCCTTCTCTTAACAAGCATCTTAGCAGCTGTCTCATAAGGCTCCTCAAAAGCCGAAGACACCCAATTCGCATCAGACACATCCTTATTCGACTCACTAGGCCTTATCGCCACTAAAGTCGCACCTTTCAACACAGTTCCATCAGGCAACACCAAACTCGGAGCATACCAAAGTCTCATGTTCAAGGCAGGCACAAGGGTCCTCTTCGAAGCCGACGAAGCTAACAACGGTTTCACCCTAAGCTCTTCAAGCTGATCCTTGTTCATAGAAAGCACACCTTGCCCATCTGAATCAGTGAGCACTAAACTCTTCAACGTCTTGTGCTCTGAGATTATAGGCTGAAGCAAGTAGTGTCTTGCTGATGCGGCAATCAATGAGCTGATCGTCCATACAACACGCAGCTTTAAGCCTCCGTTAGTGTAAAACGATTCCGGTATACTCCCGTTATCCTCGGAGGCGTCGGGAGCTTCAAGCGTCTGAGAAATGTGCATTGGACTCGGTTGAATCACTGAAGACGCGCCAAGAATCACGCAGTTATCTAAGGTTGAGCCAAACTCAGCTCTCCATTTCAACAAGACTCCTTCGTCTATCCCGAGCTCGCCGCTAGGTAGCTCGATGCGGAGGTAACGAATC comes from Brassica rapa cultivar Chiifu-401-42 chromosome A02, CAAS_Brap_v3.01, whole genome shotgun sequence and encodes:
- the LOC103853690 gene encoding F-box protein At5g46170; this encodes MAVIPRSDPPSRIHPQPQPLEQTDHFDRLPDSILLLVLNRIADVKSLGRCRAVSRRFHSLVPQVENVVVRVDCVISDDDNSSLSSIKPPSAASSSFSAVFSLVVGGIVKPLQALGQLLGTTSRSSSLSTSGEIEQGGVTHHSPTQVLRNFDEIRYLRIELPSGELGIDEGVLLKWRAEFGSTLDNCVILGASSVIQPSPMHISQTLEAPDASEDNGSIPESFYTNGGLKLRVVWTISSLIAASARHYLLQPIISEHKTLKSLVLTDSDGQGVLSMNKDQLEELRVKPLLASSASKRTLVPALNMRLWYAPSLVLPDGTVLKGATLVAIRPSESNKDVSDANWVSSAFEEPYETAAKMLVKRRTYCLEMNSF